A part of Larimichthys crocea isolate SSNF chromosome VII, L_crocea_2.0, whole genome shotgun sequence genomic DNA contains:
- the LOC113746027 gene encoding myosin heavy chain, non-muscle-like: MQSPGNPSGNQKSDEEQTVRGCFCQTSCQLNQELEETKAQLKRQKSLKEKIINKEKETRQELERLKKYTNPETLSTAKIANQVSDNTKRKKKKLLQVDYEELQVAHIINEEKFQAEQNKNKLLQEELERLNISYQVLNARYENDVPKLKKQAFYLQCDLDNEILQKHLVQSDYEEAFKALQEEREKNKTLQEQLEKASVSLHEVKQQADTLRFDLEKELEQKKLLQTSYEELQETHKLSQDKFSAEIEAEKEKSMILKKELDKMHETTQKYEAEVTTVREQAETLQRELETEVKSHAVSVSEGFRMIQNVRAEQEAIRQQMAEEITALQQNARESEKIFGSELDNLKTQLSVQISLNLKLSTELQAEREALQKITDSNDNQPPKKAEAGEDKQCEQQATISPALALEPPKQAEDKQCEQQATISPALALESQRGAQGNLPDRTAEPPSVWKRTRHFLGLRKPARWKRRREN; this comes from the coding sequence atgcagagcCCGGGGAACCCCAGTGGTAACCAGAAGAGCGATGAAGAGCAGACCGTACGCGGCTGCTTTTGTCAGACCAGCTGCCAACTCAACCAAGagttggaggaaacaaaagcacagctgaagagacaaaaatcctTGAAGGAGAAGATCATcaacaaggaaaaagaaacaaggcAGGAGCTAGAGAGACTCAAGAAGTACACCAATCCAGAAACTCTCAGCACCGCAAAGATCGCCAACCAAGTCAGCGACAacaccaagaggaagaaaaagaaactcttgcaGGTCGActatgaggagctgcaggtggccCACATCATTAATGAGGAAAAGTTCCAGGcagagcagaacaaaaacaagcttcTCCAGGAGGAACTGGAACGCCTCAATATTTCATACCAAGTGCTCAACGCcaggtatgaaaatgatgtcccCAAGCTCAAAAAGCAGGCCTTTTACCTTCAGTGTGATCTTGATAATGAGATCCTGCAGAAGCATCTCGTGCAGTCTGACTACGAAGAAGCCTTCAAGGCActccaggaagagagagagaaaaacaagactcTCCAAGAACAACTGGAGAAGGCGAGTGTGTCACTCCATGAGGTCAAGCAGCAGGCTGACACCCTGAGGTTTGACCTTGAGAAGGAGCTTGAGCAGAAGAAACTCCTGCAGACAAGTTACGAGGAGCTGCAAGAGACACacaagctcagtcaggacaagTTCTCTGCCGAGATTGaagctgaaaaggaaaagagcaTGATTCTAAAGAAGGAACTGGACAAGATGCACGAGACTACCCAGAAGTATGAGGCCGAAGTCACCACGGTCAGAGAGCAGGCCGAGACCCTGCAGCGTGAGCTTGAAACGGAAGTCAAGTCTCATGCAGTCTCAGTGTCAGAGGGCTTCCGTATGATCCAAAACGTGAGGGCTGAGCAGGAAGCCATCCGTCAACAGATGGCAGAAGAGATCACTGCCCTGCAGCAAAATGCCCGTGAGAGCGAAAAGATTTTTGGAAGCGAGCTGGACAACCTGAAAACTCAACTCAGTGTTCAGATCTCTCTCAACCTGAAGCTATCCACTGAGCtccaggctgagagagaggctctccAAAAAATCACAGACAGTAATGACAACCAACCACCAAAGAAGGCTGAAGCCGGTGAGGACAAGCAGTGTGAGCAGCAGgcgaccatcagtcctgcactggccctCGAACCACCGAAGCAGGCTGAGGACAAGCAGTGCGAGCAGCAGgcgaccatcagtcctgcactggccctCGAATCCCAGAGAGGCGCTCAGGGAAATCttccagacaggacagcagaaccaccttctgtctggaagaggacccgtcactttctggggttgaggaaaccagcgaggtggaagaggaggagggagaactaA